AAGTTCTACAACTTGTGGAACTTCCACTCCTATGGCCTTGCCGTTGTGAAATAATATATCAACCATCATGCCATCTATCATCCACTTTTTCGCTTCGCCAACATCTTCATCTTCGATGGCTACTTGCTCATAAGTAGCTGTATCCATAAACTGGCAAAACTCGCCATCATCATAAAGATATTGCATCTGTTTTTCTTCTAAATTTGGCTGCTCGCACTTATCGCCTGCGTGAAAAGTTTTTTCAAGAACCTTGCCGTCGATAAAAGATTTTATCCTTGCGCGTACAAATGCTGCGCCTTTGCCAGGTTTTACATGTTGATACTCAACTATCTTATACGGAACGCCGTCTATCTCGATCTTTAGTCCCTTTTTTAAATCGCCCATAGAGTATGAAGCCATAGTTTCTCCTTATTAAAATAACGGCTGATTATAGCAAATTTAAGTTAAAATTTTACTTTTGCGAGCTTTTAGTAGCTTTCTAGAAGCTTGCTAAGCTTTAGCTGAAGCTCTTGGCTAAACTCGCTTGCACTTATCATATCTTTATCAAAGCAAATTTTATGCTCACTAACAGAGCAGTATTCGCTAAGTGCATTTTTATACCCACCTCTTATGGCAGCACTCTTTTCTTCTAAAAAGCCAGCTCCTGCAAAGATGAGTGAGCCTAAGTCAAAGCCAAATTTAAGCTTTGCTGATGAACCAGACTTTATCCAAGAAAGAAAAATTTCATCATATCGCAAACTTAGTGCGCCAAGTCCGTCTGGTATAACGATCATATCAGCACCGTAAATACTCTCGCCAAAAACATCAGGATGTAAGCGAACTCCAAGCTCACACACCACCTCATTTTTAAACGCACAAGTCTTTAGTCTGACGCCTTCAAAGCTTTTAAAAAAAGCCATTAGCATTGCAAAATTTGCAAGATTCATCTTATCATACATAACAAGAGCGATCTTCATTTTTACCTCTTTATACGAAATTTTGGTGCACTACCATCCATCGTTATCTCAACGACATTTTGCCCTGCAAGAGCATCAAAAAATTTACCAAGCCTGCCAAATCCATACTCTTGAAGCGAAAATTTAACACTGCCATCTTTTATAGCTGAGCCAAATAAAGACTGATGTATAAACTCATTTTGATTAGAATTTGTAACCATCTCATCATAAAATTTGGTTAAAATTTCACGAGCTTCATTTAGGTTTTTTGACTGCTGCATGCTTTGATTTTGTGGCTTGATGCCGATGAGAGATTTTACGCCATTTTCTATATTTTGTCTTATTTTTGACTTTTTGTTAATAAGTAAAATTTCATCATACGCGCGCTCGTTTTTGGCATTTGTTGCAACGCAAATGGCAGTTTTGCCGTGCGAGCGTATCTTTTGCGCTAGCCTTATAAAATCACTGTCATTTGAAACGATGACAAAGGCGTCAAATTCCCCGCTGCAAAGTAGCTCCATCGCATCTATCGCAAGTGCGATATCAGATGAGTTTTTGCCGCTTGCGTAGCTAAAATTTTGCATGGCAAAGATATTGTGATTTAGTATCACATCTTTATAGCTTTTTAGGCTTGGTAGGCTAAAATCGCCGTAAGCAAAGGCTTTGCCGACCTTTCCAAGCTTATTTATTCCTAAAAAAGCCTCATCTACAAGCGTATGTGAGAAATTTTCAGCATCGATAAAAACCGCTATATTTTGAAATTTCAAAGCGCTTCCTTAAAATTTACTATCTCGCCTAGTTTTATCTCTAAAAATGGCGTTTTTTGTGGCACATTATCTGGTATGATATGGTTTAAAAAAGATGGAAGTTTTCCTATGGACGCTATGAGTGGATAGTTATCACTCATCTTTAGTTCTATCTCATGTGTTTTTAGCCACTCAAACTCTATGGGTTTGCCATCACTACCCCACGCAAGATCTTTTAGCTCTAAGCCATTTGGCTCAAGCACGATAGATGTTGTCTTTTTAAGACTAAGTGCATAAAGCTTTAGATATAGTGCTTCTATACTTTTAGGGTGAGTATCTTCATAGATAAAGACTAGTCGAAAATTTTTGGCATTTTTGGACTCATTTACGGCATTTCGTACCGCTTTTAATGTGCTAACATTTGGGTGTTTTTCGGTTTGATTTTCAAATGCACAAAAAAGCTGCCAAGCTTTATTGGCAAGCTCCTTATTAAAATCGCAAACAAACTCACTATCTTGAAAATTTACTGCCACGCCACACTCTTTTAACGCCCATGAAAACGCAGCTGCACTTAAAAAGCTCTCGTTCCAGTTATGTGCGCCAAAGCTAGCTTGCAAAATTTTTCTATCATCTATTTTGCTACGATCAACCCTAGCTATACCAAAAGCAAGCGGATCACGATAAAGTGCATCTGATCGGACAGTTTCGCAAATTTGTTTAAATTTTTCCGTTGTCAATATTTTCCCTACTGTATTTTTTCATAGCTTATCTAAAAATTCATAAAACTTTTATATAATGGGCTAAAATTTATAAGGGAAAAAATGAAATTAGGCGCAAACAGATACGGAACATACTACGCAAAAACCCAAGATAACAAGATAACAAACATAGAGCCATTTAGCCCACATCAAGGGCTTTTTGAGCTAAATTTAGCGATGCAAGATGTGCTAAATCACAGCTCCCGTGTAAAACACCCATATGTGCGTAAAAGCTTTTTAGATGATCCCACAAACCCAAAGCCAGAGCTTCGTGGCAAGGAGGAGTTTGTGCGAGTTAGCTGGGAGGTGGCACTTGATCTAACGGCGCAAAGTCTAAAGCAAGCCTATGAAAAGCACGGCGCGAGCGCAGTTTATGGTGAGAGCTACTTTTGGGGAGCAAACGGCAGAGTTAGCAACGGCAGACGCTG
This portion of the Campylobacter suis genome encodes:
- the efp gene encoding elongation factor P, which encodes MASYSMGDLKKGLKIEIDGVPYKIVEYQHVKPGKGAAFVRARIKSFIDGKVLEKTFHAGDKCEQPNLEEKQMQYLYDDGEFCQFMDTATYEQVAIEDEDVGEAKKWMIDGMMVDILFHNGKAIGVEVPQVVELKIVETPPNFKGDTQGGKKPATLETGAVVQIPFHVLEGEVIRVDTVRGEYIERANK
- a CDS encoding DJ-1/PfpI family protein, which encodes MKIALVMYDKMNLANFAMLMAFFKSFEGVRLKTCAFKNEVVCELGVRLHPDVFGESIYGADMIVIPDGLGALSLRYDEIFLSWIKSGSSAKLKFGFDLGSLIFAGAGFLEEKSAAIRGGYKNALSEYCSVSEHKICFDKDMISASEFSQELQLKLSKLLESY
- a CDS encoding NYN domain-containing protein; protein product: MKFQNIAVFIDAENFSHTLVDEAFLGINKLGKVGKAFAYGDFSLPSLKSYKDVILNHNIFAMQNFSYASGKNSSDIALAIDAMELLCSGEFDAFVIVSNDSDFIRLAQKIRSHGKTAICVATNAKNERAYDEILLINKKSKIRQNIENGVKSLIGIKPQNQSMQQSKNLNEAREILTKFYDEMVTNSNQNEFIHQSLFGSAIKDGSVKFSLQEYGFGRLGKFFDALAGQNVVEITMDGSAPKFRIKR
- a CDS encoding tetrahydrodipicolinate N-succinyltransferase N-terminal domain-containing protein, with protein sequence MTTEKFKQICETVRSDALYRDPLAFGIARVDRSKIDDRKILQASFGAHNWNESFLSAAAFSWALKECGVAVNFQDSEFVCDFNKELANKAWQLFCAFENQTEKHPNVSTLKAVRNAVNESKNAKNFRLVFIYEDTHPKSIEALYLKLYALSLKKTTSIVLEPNGLELKDLAWGSDGKPIEFEWLKTHEIELKMSDNYPLIASIGKLPSFLNHIIPDNVPQKTPFLEIKLGEIVNFKEAL